A single region of the Ascaphus truei isolate aAscTru1 chromosome 6, aAscTru1.hap1, whole genome shotgun sequence genome encodes:
- the LOC142498065 gene encoding indolethylamine N-methyltransferase-like — MDSSLHKHYHDEEFDPRGFIDTYCYNGNNDMFEEVVLYPITQLFKTFSSGRVRGETLLDVSVGPLAFHLLTVCDFFKEINVIEFTDANIREFEMWKNKEPGAADWSHTAKLVCELEGKSRESWQGKEDKARRAVKRVVKCDLTKDNPLEPVVLPQMDCLLCLGVLQVVSKDHQAYRSNLKKLASMLKIGGHMLLAGAYNMSCYMIGEHKFFCLSYDEEFIREAVCDAGFIIENLEALPTKKTSNFSDYDHVMFMIARKEREV, encoded by the exons ATGGATTCCAGTCTCCACAAGCATTACCATGATGAAGAGTTTGATCCCAGAGGGTTTATAGATACATATTGCTATAATGGAAATAATGATATGTTTGAGGAGGTGGTTTTATATCCTATTACACAATTGTTTAAAACGTTCTCTTCAG GTCGtgtgagaggggaaaccctgCTCGATGTTTCCGTGGGACCACTCGCTTTCCATCTCTTAACTGTCTGTGATTTCTTCAAAGAGATCAATGTGATTGAATTTACTGACGCAAATATCAGGGAATTTGAAATGTGGAAGAACAAGGAGCCCGGAGCTGCTGACTGGTCTCACACTGCAAAATTAGTTTGTGAGCTGGAAGGAAAGAG TAGAgaaagt TGGCAAGGAAAGGAAGACAAAGCAAGAagagcagtgaaacgcgttgtcaAATGTGATCTCACCAAAGATAACCCTTTAGAGCCTGTAGTCCTGCCACAGATGGACTGTCTGCTCTGCCTTGGTGTCTTACAGGTTGTTAGCAAAGACCACCAGGCTTACCGTAGCAATCTGAAAAAACTAGCGTCAATGCTAAAAATTGGGGGACACATGTTACTGGCAGGTGCATATAATATGTCATGCTATATGATTGGTGAGCACAAGTTCTTCTGTCTgtcatatgatgaggagtttatAAGAGAGGCTGTTTGTGATGCAGGATTCATCATTGAGAATTTGGAAGCATTACCTACTAAAAAGACCAGCAATTTCTCAGATTATGACCATGTTATGTTTATGATAGCACGGAAGGAGAGGGAGGTTTAG
- the LOC142498066 gene encoding indolethylamine N-methyltransferase-like gives MDSSLHKHYHDKEFDPRGFIDTYFYNGTNDMFEETVVYPITQLFKTFSSGRVRGETLLDVTVGPTAFHLLTACDFFKEINVIEFTDANIREFEMWKNNEPGAADWSHAAKIVCELEGKSEEWQGKEDKARKAVKRVVKCDLTKDNPLEPVVLPQMDCLLCIGVLQIVSKDHQAFCNNLKKLASMLKTGGHILLMGTYNNSCYMVGEHKFFSLSHDEEFIREAVCDAGFIIENLEALPTKKTSNVADYDHVMFMIARKEREV, from the exons ATGGATTCCAGTCTCCACAAGCATTACCATGATAAAGAGTTTGATCCCCGAGGGTTTATCGATACATATTTCTATAATGGAACTAATGATATGTTTGAGGAGACGGTTGTATATCCTATTACACAATTGTTTAAAACGTTCTCTTCAG GTCGtgtgagaggggaaaccctgCTCGATGTTACCGTGGGACCAACAGCTTTCCATCTCTTAACCGCCTGTGATTTCTTCAAAGAGATCAATGTGATAGAATTTACTGACGCAAATATCAGGGAATTTGAAATGTGGAAGAACAATGAGCCTGGAGCTGCTGACTGGTCTCACGCTGCAAAAATAGTTTGTGAGCTAGAAGGAAAGAG CGAGGAATGGCAAGGAAAGGAAGACAAAGCAAGAAAAGCAGTGAAACGTGTTGTCAAATGTGATCTCACCAAAGATAACCCTTTAGAGCCTGTAGTCCTGCCACAGATGGACTGTCTGCTATGCATTGGTGTCTTACAAATTGTTAGCAAGGACCACCAGGCTTTCTGTAACAACCTGAAAAAACTAGCGTCAATGCTAAAAACTGGGGGACACATATTACTGATGGGGACATATAATAATTCATGCTATATGGTTGGTGAGCACAAGTTCTTCAGTCTGTCACATGATGAGGAGTTTATAAGAGAAGCTGTTTGTGATGCAGGATTCATCATTGAGAATTTGGAAGCATTACCTACTAAAAAGACCAGCAATGTTGCAGATTATGACCATGTTATGTTTATGATAGCACGCAAGGAGAGGGAGGTTTAG